The following proteins are co-located in the Eublepharis macularius isolate TG4126 chromosome 5, MPM_Emac_v1.0, whole genome shotgun sequence genome:
- the KCNA10 gene encoding potassium voltage-gated channel subfamily A member 10, protein MMDVSTWKEMEVALVSFDNTDEVVGDPCFSNDLSAAGQSRKGRSSCASLLSNWRILINSENSNNETIFSKLSAEFNDHLGPENMGMDEGEQRVIINIAGLRFETQFKTLNQFPETLLGDPEKRIHYFDSMRNEYFFDRNRPSFDGILYYYQSGGKIRRPANVPIDVFADEITFYELGEDAMDQFREDEGFIKDPITHLPTNDFHRQFWLLFEYPESSSAARGVALVSVLVIVISIIIFCVETLPEFRDEREMKDIKDEANNLTKAVMVPNTFTDPFFVIETACIIWFSFELFVRFIVCPSKTEFFKNIMNIIDIVSIIPYFVTLTTELIQHSELNGQQNMSLAILRIIRLVRVFRIFKLSRHSKGLQILGQTLKASMRELGLLIFFLFIGVILFSSAIFFAEVDEPQSHFSSIPDGFWWAVVTMTTVGYGDMCPTTLGGKIVGTLCAIAGVLTIALPVPVIVSNFNYFYHRETENEERQVLPREVEKILTTVVTGNGSMDSLNKTNENYSPNKTRKY, encoded by the coding sequence ATGATGGATGTGTCCACTTGGAAAGAAATGGAGGTGGCACTGGTCAGTTTTGACAACACTGATGAGGTAGTGGGAGATCCCTGTTTTTCAAATGACCTCAGTGCTGCTGGCCAATCACGCAAAGGCCGTTCCAGCTGTGCCAGCCTCTTATCCAATTGGAGAATTCTCATCAACAGTGAAAACAGCAACAATGAGACCATATTCTCCAAATTGTCTGCTGAGTTCAATGACCACTTGGGGCCAGAGAATATGGGCATGGATGAGGGAGAACAGAGAGTCATCATCAATATTGCTGGGTTGAGGTTTGAAACGCAATTCAAAACTCTTAATCAGTTTCCAGAGACTCTTCTTGGAGACCCTGAGAAGAGGATACATTACTTTGATTCAATGAGGAATGAATACTTCTTTGACAGGAACAGGCCCAGTTTTGATGGAATACTGTACTATTACCAATCTGGGGGGAAAATTCGGCGTCCAGCCAATGTCCCTATAGATGTCTTCGCTGATGAGATCACATTCTATGAGCTGGGTGAAGATGCCATGGACCAGTTCAGAGAAGATGAAGGCTTTATCAAGGACCCCATCACTCATCTGCCAACCAATGACTTCCATAGGCAGTTCTGGCTGCTGTTTGAGTATCCTGAAAGCTCTAGCGCAGCCAGAGGTGTGGCTTTGGTTTCTGTTCTGGTTATTGTCATTTCTATTATAATTTTTTGTGTAGAGACTTTACCTGAGTTCAGAGATGAGAGGGAGATGAAGGATATcaaggatgaagcaaacaacctaACCAAAGCTGTCATGGTCCCTAATACTTTCACAGACCCCTTCTTTGTGATAGAAACTGCTTGCATCATCTGGTTCTCCTTTGAGTTGTTTGTCAGATTCATTGTCTGCCCCAGCAAGACTGAGTTCTTCAAAAATATAATGAACATCATTGATATTGTGTCTATTATTCCTTATTTTGTGACTCTCACCACTGAGCTGATTCAGCACAGTGAGCTAAATGGCCAACAGAACATGTCCCTGGCAATCCTCAGGATAATCCGTCTGGTCAGGGTCTTCCGTATCTTCAAACTTTCTCGGCACTCGAAGGGGCTACAAATCCTGGGACAGACTCTCAAGGCCAGCATGAGGGAACTGGGCTTgctcatcttttttcttttcattggAGTCATACTGTTTTCTAGTGCCATCTTCTTTGCAGAGGTGGATGAACCACAATCACATTTCTCCAGTATACCTGATGGCTTCTGGTGGGCTGTGGTCACCATGACGACTGTTGGCTATGGAGACATGTGTCCTACCACCCTGGGGGGGAAGATAGTGGGGACTCTATGTGCTATTGCAGGGGTGCTGACCATTGCACTCCCTGTGCCAGTCATTGTCTCCAACTTTAACTATTTCTACCACAGGGAGACAGAGAATGAAGAGAGACAAGTATTACCTAGGGAGGTAGAGAAAATACTGACCACTGTGGTAACAGGAAACGGGAGTATGGACTCCCTgaacaaaacaaatgaaaattaTTCTCCAAATAAGACAAGAAAATATTGA